In the Peptoclostridium acidaminophilum DSM 3953 genome, one interval contains:
- a CDS encoding 5'-methylthioadenosine/adenosylhomocysteine nucleosidase: protein MFDIIGIIGAMDEEVDILKHHMKIDEISQMAGLEFCQGKMEGRNIVLVRCGIGKVNAAMCTQLLISVFGAAAVINTGVAGALCDELDVLDVVISTDALEHDFDATGFGYKPGEIPRMETSVFEADPILVEAAYKAGIDNGSGHKVMKGRVVTGDVFVSSKDVKDKLVDVFSGACTEMEGASVAHVCALNKIPFVIIRAMSDKADGSAHVNYSEFVEAAAENSKDMVLSMLKSI, encoded by the coding sequence ATGTTTGATATAATTGGAATAATAGGAGCCATGGACGAAGAGGTGGACATACTAAAGCACCACATGAAAATTGATGAAATAAGTCAGATGGCTGGCCTTGAATTCTGCCAGGGCAAAATGGAGGGCAGAAATATTGTGCTTGTAAGGTGCGGGATTGGAAAGGTTAATGCCGCCATGTGTACGCAGCTGCTAATAAGCGTTTTTGGAGCAGCCGCTGTCATAAATACAGGGGTTGCCGGAGCACTTTGTGACGAGCTGGACGTTCTGGATGTAGTTATATCTACAGATGCGCTTGAGCATGACTTTGACGCCACAGGATTCGGCTACAAGCCGGGCGAGATACCAAGAATGGAAACATCAGTGTTCGAGGCCGATCCCATACTTGTAGAAGCAGCGTACAAGGCTGGCATTGACAACGGTTCAGGCCATAAGGTTATGAAGGGAAGGGTCGTTACAGGTGATGTTTTCGTAAGCAGCAAGGATGTGAAGGATAAGCTGGTTGATGTCTTCTCGGGAGCATGCACGGAGATGGAAGGAGCGTCTGTTGCGCACGTATGCGCTTTGAATAAAATCCCGTTTGTTATAATAAGGGCCATGTCAGACAAGGCTGACGGTTCAGCGCATGTCAACTACAGCGAGTTTGTTGAGGCTGCGGCAGAAAATTCAAAAGACATGGTGCTGAGTATGCTTAAATCCATATAG
- a CDS encoding YicC/YloC family endoribonuclease — MSVSMTGFGRGEYRDENYHFTVECKSINHRYLDINIRLPRKIAFFEEKIRSQAKQYLKRGRIDIFVGMELVGESESELRLDLKLAKGYHEVLKKIAGEIDVKNDITISTIARFPEVVKLLEKEEDEELIWKSLAPALEEAFRTARDMRKVEGDKISDDIIMRCALMEEYLGQIEKLSDTVVIEYKDKLTGRIKDLLGAGVAIDESRIAQEAAIFADRCSITEEIVRFRSHIIQLGGTLKEDDSVGRKIDFLIQEMNREANTIGSKSSNLRITQLIVDIKSELEKIREQVQNIE, encoded by the coding sequence ATGTCGGTAAGCATGACTGGATTTGGCAGAGGTGAATACAGGGACGAGAATTATCATTTCACTGTGGAATGCAAGAGCATCAACCACAGGTATTTGGACATAAATATAAGGTTGCCAAGAAAGATTGCCTTTTTTGAAGAGAAAATAAGGAGCCAGGCTAAACAGTATCTCAAAAGGGGAAGAATAGACATTTTTGTGGGCATGGAGCTTGTCGGTGAAAGCGAATCGGAGCTCAGACTCGACCTTAAGCTTGCAAAGGGTTATCATGAGGTTCTCAAAAAGATAGCGGGCGAGATAGATGTAAAAAATGACATAACAATATCTACGATAGCCAGATTCCCTGAGGTTGTAAAGCTCCTTGAGAAGGAGGAGGACGAGGAACTCATATGGAAGAGTCTCGCACCGGCTCTCGAGGAGGCATTCAGGACAGCAAGGGACATGAGGAAGGTGGAGGGCGATAAGATATCAGACGATATTATAATGAGATGCGCTCTCATGGAGGAATATCTTGGGCAGATAGAAAAACTCTCCGACACCGTAGTGATAGAATACAAGGACAAGCTTACAGGAAGGATCAAGGACCTGCTTGGAGCAGGAGTGGCAATAGACGAATCGAGGATAGCGCAGGAGGCTGCGATATTTGCAGACAGATGCAGCATAACCGAAGAAATAGTCAGATTCAGAAGCCACATAATACAGCTTGGCGGAACTCTCAAAGAGGACGATTCTGTGGGAAGAAAAATAGACTTCCTGATACAGGAAATGAACAGGGAAGCCAATACTATAGGCTCAAAATCTTCAAACCTTAGAATAACTCAGCTCATAGTAGACATAAAAAGCGAGCTTGAAAAAATAAGGGAGCAAGTCCAAAACATAGAATAG
- a CDS encoding Rqc2 family fibronectin-binding protein, translating into MALDGIFVHSLVKELSLVLVGGRIEKIYQPEGDEMVINIRNKGESVRLLLSASSSNPRAHIVKSAAKENPNTPPMFCMLSRKNLQGGRILSVTQPDFERIIKITVETLDELKQKKDIDILIEIMGKHSNIILVESATGRILDSIKRIPLSVSSYRQILPGNTYITPPPQDKLNPLEPVGKEEFEDRISGSNSPVFKAIYGSFKGISPIVAKEIVHRSSLPFDIHSSQLERRQLDSLYESFDRFFRQIKNGIFSPSIVIDKTTDTLVDFCFTRLTLYSSLSFIESESPSDILETFYMQRDLKERMKQKSINLRKSMTNKLERLQNKIQKQKQELLESENASRYKLYGDLITSYIYMIQPGMESVSVSNFFEEDSPLVEIPLEKNRTPSQNAQKYFKKYSKLKTAALELEKQITITLREIDYLENIIYSIENCESTDELDEIVDELIKEGLVKSRLKGKTKKKESEKAKTSKPLSFHSSDGFEIFVGKNNKQNDILTLKTAAPSDIWLHTKDIPGSHVIIRTGGKKASDTAILEAAMLAAYHSKARMSANVPVDYTERKNVKKPGGAKPGMVIYESNRTIYVTPSEEDLVAIKKNSPSSDSEKNS; encoded by the coding sequence ATGGCATTAGACGGAATATTTGTCCATTCGCTTGTCAAGGAACTCTCCTTGGTTCTTGTCGGCGGAAGGATAGAAAAGATATATCAGCCCGAGGGCGATGAAATGGTAATAAACATAAGAAATAAAGGAGAATCCGTAAGGCTTCTTTTGAGCGCCAGCTCCTCAAATCCCAGGGCGCATATTGTAAAGAGCGCGGCCAAGGAAAATCCCAACACCCCGCCCATGTTCTGCATGCTCTCAAGGAAAAATCTCCAGGGCGGCCGCATACTCTCAGTAACACAGCCAGACTTCGAGAGAATAATAAAGATAACAGTGGAGACGCTCGACGAGCTAAAACAAAAAAAAGACATCGACATACTCATTGAGATAATGGGCAAGCACAGCAACATAATACTTGTCGAGTCGGCTACAGGCAGAATTCTGGATTCAATCAAGAGGATTCCTCTTAGCGTAAGCAGCTACAGGCAAATTCTGCCAGGAAACACCTATATAACGCCTCCTCCTCAGGACAAGCTGAATCCCTTGGAGCCCGTTGGCAAGGAGGAATTCGAAGACAGGATTTCAGGCTCAAATTCGCCGGTCTTCAAAGCAATATATGGGTCATTCAAGGGCATAAGCCCCATAGTGGCAAAGGAGATAGTCCACAGAAGCTCTCTGCCTTTTGACATACACTCCTCCCAGCTCGAGCGCAGGCAGCTCGACTCCCTGTATGAGTCGTTTGACAGGTTTTTTAGACAGATTAAAAACGGCATATTCTCACCTTCGATAGTTATAGACAAAACCACAGACACGCTTGTGGATTTTTGCTTTACTAGACTTACGCTCTACAGCTCGCTTTCATTTATTGAAAGCGAAAGTCCCAGCGATATACTGGAAACCTTCTATATGCAAAGAGACCTCAAGGAGCGCATGAAGCAAAAATCTATTAACCTGCGAAAAAGCATGACAAACAAGCTCGAGAGACTCCAAAACAAGATACAAAAGCAAAAGCAGGAGCTGCTCGAATCCGAAAATGCTTCCAGATACAAGCTCTACGGCGATCTTATAACGTCATACATCTACATGATACAGCCCGGCATGGAAAGTGTCAGCGTTTCCAACTTTTTCGAAGAGGATTCTCCGCTGGTGGAAATACCCCTTGAAAAAAACCGGACGCCGTCTCAAAACGCCCAAAAATATTTCAAGAAATACTCAAAGCTCAAAACAGCAGCTCTGGAGCTTGAAAAGCAAATCACAATAACTCTACGAGAAATTGATTACCTTGAAAATATTATTTACAGCATAGAAAACTGTGAAAGCACAGACGAGCTCGATGAGATAGTCGACGAACTTATAAAGGAAGGTCTTGTGAAAAGCAGGCTTAAGGGCAAAACCAAGAAGAAGGAATCCGAAAAGGCCAAAACCTCAAAGCCCCTTTCATTCCATTCGTCTGATGGTTTTGAAATCTTCGTGGGCAAAAACAACAAGCAAAATGACATACTTACGCTTAAGACTGCAGCTCCTTCCGACATATGGCTGCATACTAAGGACATACCCGGCTCACACGTAATCATAAGAACCGGCGGAAAAAAAGCAAGCGATACTGCCATACTCGAAGCTGCAATGCTGGCGGCATACCACAGCAAAGCCAGAATGTCTGCCAACGTGCCCGTGGACTATACAGAGCGCAAAAATGTCAAAAAGCCAGGCGGTGCCAAGCCCGGCATGGTCATATACGAATCAAACCGGACAATATACGTAACTCCGTCGGAAGAGGACCTCGTGGCCATAAAGAAAAACTCGCCATCGTCTGATTCCGAGAAAAACAGCTAA
- the lspA gene encoding signal peptidase II, giving the protein MNILIIAVLVALDQTLKLWALRFLASAGSIPVISGIFHLTYVENRGAAFGVLQNKRWFFIILTVVIVSGVMYFMHKNKGMNTYLRLSLDLVVAGAIGNLIDRVRLGFVVDFLDFRIWPVFNIADICVVVGGISLAYILLFKSEMLEIREGKF; this is encoded by the coding sequence GTGAATATTTTAATAATAGCGGTGCTTGTAGCGCTGGACCAGACGTTAAAGCTCTGGGCGCTGAGGTTTCTGGCCTCGGCTGGGAGCATTCCAGTAATAAGCGGCATATTCCATCTGACATATGTGGAAAACAGGGGAGCGGCATTCGGGGTGCTTCAAAACAAAAGATGGTTTTTCATAATACTCACAGTGGTGATAGTTTCGGGCGTTATGTATTTCATGCATAAAAACAAAGGAATGAACACGTATCTTAGGCTATCGCTTGACCTTGTAGTTGCAGGGGCGATAGGCAACCTGATTGACAGGGTAAGGCTGGGCTTCGTGGTTGATTTTCTGGACTTCAGGATATGGCCTGTATTCAACATCGCAGATATATGCGTAGTAGTGGGTGGAATATCGCTTGCGTATATTCTGCTTTTTAAAAGCGAAATGCTTGAAATTCGGGAGGGAAAGTTTTAA
- the dapF gene encoding diaminopimelate epimerase gives MIEFIKLHGAGNDFIAIDGEKYIYEDYSEIARKMCHRRFGIGADGLLVAKPSDVADCCMIYYNSDGTRAKMCGNGLRCFVKYVHDTGLVDKDEFEVETLAGIIKVRANVEYGKVVSVRADMGRAELSPEKIPVDYAGSDFLSKTIEVDGQQINISAALVGVPHAVIYVDTIDMEKVTTLGPKIENHSIFPDRTNVNFVKVVDKSNLRVATWERGCGYTLACGTGICASAYISNILGLVSESVNVESEGGKLKIDIIDGLIYMDGPAVKICEGVMEV, from the coding sequence GTGATTGAATTTATCAAGCTCCATGGAGCAGGAAACGACTTCATTGCTATAGATGGAGAAAAATACATATATGAGGATTATTCCGAAATTGCACGGAAAATGTGCCACAGAAGATTCGGCATAGGCGCCGACGGCCTCCTTGTGGCAAAGCCTTCAGACGTTGCTGACTGCTGCATGATATATTATAATTCTGATGGCACCAGGGCGAAAATGTGCGGCAATGGCCTAAGGTGCTTTGTAAAGTACGTGCATGACACAGGACTTGTAGACAAAGATGAGTTTGAGGTTGAGACGCTCGCTGGCATAATAAAAGTTCGTGCAAATGTAGAATATGGAAAGGTTGTAAGCGTCAGGGCCGATATGGGCAGAGCTGAGCTTTCACCGGAAAAAATCCCTGTGGATTATGCGGGCAGCGACTTCTTAAGCAAGACTATTGAAGTAGACGGGCAGCAGATAAACATCTCGGCTGCGCTTGTGGGGGTTCCGCATGCGGTTATCTACGTTGACACCATAGACATGGAGAAGGTTACTACGCTAGGGCCTAAAATTGAAAATCACAGCATTTTCCCTGACAGGACGAACGTCAACTTTGTAAAGGTTGTCGACAAAAGCAACCTCAGAGTAGCAACGTGGGAGAGGGGCTGCGGCTACACGCTTGCGTGCGGCACAGGAATATGCGCTTCCGCTTATATATCTAATATATTGGGGCTTGTATCTGAAAGCGTTAATGTAGAGTCGGAAGGTGGCAAGCTTAAGATAGACATAATAGACGGACTCATATATATGGATGGTCCTGCTGTAAAAATTTGCGAAGGTGTTATGGAGGTATAG
- a CDS encoding RluA family pseudouridine synthase, with amino-acid sequence MEQRSFYVMEDEEGGRLDVFLSEQFEDISRSYIQKLVKDGLVSVNGKLEKAKYIVRENDTVEVNLPDRSEPKPQPEDIRLEIVYEDDQVIVVNKPQGMVVHPAPGNSEGTLVNALLHHCDARLSTLNGVTRPGIVHRIDKDTSGLLVAAKTDRAHEELASQFKVHSIERTYEMVCIGNVKEERFTVDMPIGRNPSNRLKMAVVNDGKNAITHFEVIKRYEGYTHMRAKLETGRTHQIRVHISHMHHPILGDPIYGPKKSPFKLCGQTLHARTLGFLHPVTGEYMEFTSELPDYFTKILKALEK; translated from the coding sequence ATGGAGCAGAGAAGTTTTTATGTGATGGAAGATGAGGAAGGCGGCAGGCTTGATGTATTCCTGTCTGAACAATTCGAGGATATATCGAGGTCGTACATTCAAAAGCTTGTAAAGGACGGCCTTGTCAGTGTAAACGGAAAGCTTGAAAAGGCAAAATATATTGTGCGTGAAAATGACACTGTAGAGGTCAACCTTCCTGACAGAAGCGAGCCAAAGCCGCAGCCTGAGGATATAAGGCTGGAGATAGTGTATGAGGATGACCAGGTGATTGTGGTTAACAAGCCACAGGGAATGGTTGTGCATCCGGCGCCGGGCAACAGCGAGGGGACACTTGTAAATGCGCTCCTCCATCACTGTGACGCCAGGCTCTCTACCCTAAACGGAGTGACAAGGCCGGGCATAGTCCACAGGATAGACAAGGACACATCGGGACTGCTCGTGGCCGCCAAGACTGACAGGGCACATGAAGAGCTGGCGAGCCAGTTCAAGGTGCACTCTATAGAAAGAACCTACGAGATGGTGTGCATAGGAAATGTCAAGGAAGAAAGATTCACTGTGGACATGCCAATAGGCAGAAATCCTTCGAATCGCCTGAAAATGGCCGTGGTCAATGATGGGAAAAATGCCATAACGCACTTTGAGGTAATAAAAAGATACGAAGGCTACACTCACATGAGGGCGAAGCTGGAAACGGGCAGAACCCACCAGATAAGGGTACACATATCGCATATGCACCACCCGATACTTGGGGATCCGATATACGGCCCGAAAAAGAGCCCCTTCAAGCTCTGCGGGCAGACGCTTCATGCGCGCACACTGGGATTTCTGCATCCAGTTACTGGAGAATATATGGAGTTCACATCGGAGCTTCCTGACTATTTTACGAAAATTCTGAAAGCACTTGAAAAATAA
- the pyrR gene encoding bifunctional pyr operon transcriptional regulator/uracil phosphoribosyltransferase PyrR produces the protein MREKASIMDEKGIARAITRISHEIIEKNKGVEDVVIIGIKTRGVPLANRISNKIDEIEGIQVKTGEVDITLYRDDLSKEELDPVVRSSNIEFDINDKVVILVDDVLFTGRTVRAAMDAVMDVGRPKSIQLAVLVDRGHRELPIRPDYVGKNVPTSKNEIISVKFLETDSEENVSIIEI, from the coding sequence ATGAGAGAAAAGGCAAGCATTATGGATGAAAAGGGCATAGCCAGGGCAATTACCAGGATAAGCCATGAAATAATAGAAAAAAATAAAGGCGTGGAGGACGTAGTTATAATAGGCATTAAAACCAGGGGCGTTCCTCTTGCCAACAGGATAAGCAATAAAATTGATGAAATTGAAGGCATACAGGTAAAGACCGGGGAAGTCGATATAACGCTATACAGGGACGACCTTAGCAAGGAAGAGCTGGATCCTGTCGTTCGCAGCTCAAATATTGAGTTTGATATAAACGACAAGGTTGTGATACTAGTTGATGATGTGCTCTTTACTGGAAGGACAGTCAGGGCAGCCATGGATGCGGTAATGGATGTCGGCAGGCCAAAGTCGATACAGCTTGCGGTGCTTGTTGACAGGGGGCACAGGGAACTGCCGATAAGGCCTGATTATGTCGGCAAAAATGTGCCTACTTCAAAAAATGAGATAATAAGCGTCAAGTTCCTTGAGACCGACTCAGAGGAGAATGTGTCGATAATCGAAATATAG
- the remA gene encoding extracellular matrix/biofilm regulator RemA yields MALKLVNIGFGNIVSANRIVSIVSPESAPIKRIIQESRKKGNLIDATYGRRTRAVIFTDSDYVILSAVQPETVAHRLENKEEHHVESHSDFRKEEVNE; encoded by the coding sequence ATGGCTCTAAAGTTGGTTAACATAGGATTTGGAAACATAGTATCGGCGAACAGAATAGTATCTATTGTAAGCCCTGAATCAGCGCCTATAAAGAGGATTATCCAGGAATCAAGAAAAAAGGGAAACCTCATTGATGCTACATACGGCAGAAGGACAAGGGCAGTAATATTCACCGACAGCGACTATGTGATACTATCCGCGGTGCAGCCTGAGACGGTTGCCCATAGGCTTGAAAACAAGGAAGAGCACCACGTTGAGAGTCACAGTGATTTTAGAAAGGAAGAAGTAAATGAATAA